TGTCTTTGCCCCGCCTGTCTGCAACAGGTGGCGAGCGGCGTGCTTGGGCCGGAACACCCGCAGAGCGAGACCCATGGCACGTAATGAGCCAGACGTGGCTGCTCGGGTGGTCATGGAGCCTCAGGAACCCTTTTCCAGTGTCGAGCGCGAGGCGGTGTATCGGGCTATTTTTGAGCGCCGGGATGTTCGCCGAAATTTCCTGCCGACACCGATTCCCGATGAGGTTCTCACCCGTTTGTTGAACGCGGCACATCATGCAGGATCGGTGGGGTTCATGCAGCCCTGGGATTTTGTCATCGTCCGCAAGCCTTCGACCAAACGCGTCGTGAAGCAGCTCTTCGATAAAACGAATGGAGCTGCGGCTTTGCGCTACAAGAAGCCACGCGCGGA
This genomic stretch from Nitrospira sp. CR1.1 harbors:
- a CDS encoding 5,6-dimethylbenzimidazole synthase, which translates into the protein MEPQEPFSSVEREAVYRAIFERRDVRRNFLPTPIPDEVLTRLLNAAHHAGSVGFMQPWDFVIVRKPSTKRVVKQLFDKTNGAAALRYKKPRADLYRTLKLEGIEESSVNLCVTCSRQRGGPHVLGR